The following nucleotide sequence is from Pseudonocardia sp. C8.
GAGGCCGAGGCGCACGCGGACGAGGACCGCAAGCGCCGCGAGGAGGCCGAGACCCGCAACCAGGCGGAGACCCTCGTCTACCAGACGGAGAAGTTCGTCAAGGAGAACGACGAGAAGCTCCCGTCCGACGTCAAGGACTCGGTGAACGCCGCACTGGGCGAGACCCAGGAGGCGCTCAAGGGCACCGACACCGAGGCCATCAAGTCCGCGATGGAGAAGCTCGCCACCGAGTCCCAGAAGATGGGGTCGGCCCTGTACTCGCAGCCGGGTGCCGAGGACGCTGCGGGTGCCGGTGCGTCCGGCGCGTCCGGTGCCGCCTCCGGTGACCAGCAGCAGGACGACGTGGTCGACGCCGAGATCGTGGACGACGACAAGGACAAGGGCAGCAAGTGACGGCCGACGGCCATCCAGGAGACGGGACGGTCGACATGGCAGACGAGAAGCAGCAGGAGGAGCCGGTGACCTTCCGGGACCGCCGCAAGGTGGACCCGGAGACCGGCGAGGTCCGCACCGCGGGCGGGGACGCCACCGGGAACGGGGCCGCCGAGCAGGCGGCCCCGGCCGGGACTGACACCGACCCGGTCGCGGGTCCGGCCGACGGGGTCGACCCGGAGGTCGAGAAGCTCACCGCCGAGGTCGCCGAGCGCACCGCGGACCTGCAGCGCGTCACCGCCGAGTACGCGAACTACCGGCGCCGGGCGGACCGGGACCGCGAGGAGGCCAAGCTCGCGGCGAAGGTCTCGTTCGTCGGCGACCTGCTGACCGTGCTCGACGACTTCGAGCGCGCCGAGCAGCACGGTGACCTCACCGGTGGGTTCAAGGCGGCGGCCGACAAGGTCGTCGGCGTGCTCACCAAGCTCGGCCTGGAGCCGTTCGGGGTCGAGGGCGAGCGGTTCGACCCGCAGCTGCACGAGGCCGTCCAGCACGAACCGGCCGACGGCCCCGGCCCGACGGTCACCGTGCTGACCACGGTGCTGCGCCGCGGGTACCGGATCGCCGACCGGGTCCTCCGGCCGGCGATGGTGACCGTGCAGGACCGCCCCGAGGCCGAGGCCCCGGCGGCGGAGGAGACGGGCGAACCCACCCCGGGCGAGCCCGGCAACCCGGCCTGACCGGGGCGTACAGGGACGTGGCCGTGCGGTACGGCGGGGTGCGGGTGCACTCCCGCCGTACCGCTGGCGTGAACGGGAAGGAGGCGGAATGACCCAGCGCGACTGGATCGAGAAGGACTACTACCGCGAGCTGGGCGTCTCCTCGACGGCGTCCCAGGACGAGATCAAGAAGGCGTACCGCAAGCTCGCCCGCGAGCTGCACCCGGACGCGAACCCGGGCGACGAGAAATCCGAGCTGCGGTTCAAGGCGGTCTCCGAGGCCTACGGCGTGCTCGGTGACGAGAAGAAGCGCAAGGAGTACGACGAGACCCGCGCGATGTTCGCGGGCGGCGGCGGCTTCGGCGGGTTCGGCACCGGCGGCGGCTTCCCCGGCGGGGCCGGTGGCGCAGGCGGGCCCGGCGGCTTCGACATCAACGACCTGTTCGGCCAGGCCGGACGCTCCGGCGGCGGGGCCGGCGACTTCAGCGACATCCTCGGCGACATCTTCGGCCGGGCGGCCCGCAACAGCGGCGGTGCCGGCGGCGGCTACGGCCCCACCGGGGCGCGGCGCGGCCAGGACGTCGAGAGCAGCCTGACCATCTCCTTCGCCGACGCGGTCAAGGGCGCCACCCTGCCGATCACGCTGTCGTCGCCCGGACGCTGCGAGCGCTGCGGCGGCACCGGGTCCCGGCCCGGCAGCACGCCGCGGACCTGTCCCACCTGCAACGGTGCCGGCCTGGTGACCCGCAGCCAGGGCGCGTTCGCGTTCTCCGAGCCGTGCCGCGACTGCCGCGGGACCGGCCGGATCATCGACGACCCGTGCCCCGAGTGCCACGGCGACGGCGTGGCCACCCGGACCCGCTCGCTGTCGGTGCGGGTGCCGGCCGGCGTCGACGACGGCCAGAAGATCCGGCTCCCCGGGCAGGGCGAGCCGGGCCGGGGCGGCGCGCCCGCCGGTGACCTGTACGTCACGGTGAGCGTCACACCGCACAAGGTCTTCGGGCGGTCGGCGAAGAACCCCGACGACATCACCGTCACCGTTCCGGTGACCTTCACCGAGCTCGCCCTCGGTGCGACCCTGACCGTGCCCACGCTCGACGGCACCGTCTCGTTGAAGATCCCGCCCGGGACCGCAAGCGGGCGCACGTTCCGGGTCGCCGGGCGCGGGGTCGAACGGAGGAACGGGAAGAAGGGCAACCTGCTGGTCACCGTCGAGGTGGCGGTGCCGCAGAAGCTGGACCAGGCGGCGACGGAAGCGCTGCAGGCGTACGCCGAGGCGACGAAGTCGTTCGACCCGCGGGCCGACCTGCTCGGGAACGCCAGGAGGTGAGTGCGGTGGCCGGACGACCTTCGGACGGGAACGCCGACGTCGGGCACGACAGTCCGGTGTTCGTGATCTCGGTGGCCGCGCAGCTCTCCGGTCTGCACGCCCAGACGCTGCGCAGCTACGACCGGCTCGGGCTGGTGAGCCCGGGTCGCGCCGCCGGTGGCGGCCGCCGCTACTCGCAGCGGGACATCGCGCTGCTCCGCGAGGTGCAGCGGCTCTCCCAGGAGGAGGGCGTCAACCTCGCCGGGGTCAAGCGGATCATCGAGCTCGAGCAGCTGGTCGACGAGCTACGGGCACGGCTGGAGGAGACGACCGCCGAGCTCGAGGCGGTGCGTGCGGCGGCGGCCCAGGCGGCTGCCGCCGTGCATCGCTCCTACCGCCGGGACCTGGTCCCGGTTGACCGCCGCCAGGCCGTCGTCCGGTGGCGGCCGAACCCGCAGTAGCGGGTCCCGGACCGACCCCGGCGTCACGCGGGAACCGGGGCCATACCGCCCCGGCGGGCCAGCAACCCCAGCACGGCCGCGCCGGCCAGCGGGACCGCGGCCAGCACCACGAACGGCACCGCGGGCGGGAACGCCGGATCGAGCAGCGCGCCGGCACCGGTCGACCCGACGAGCACCATCAGACCGCCGAACGAGGCGAGCACCCCGAAGTGCGCGCCCAGCCGTCGCTCGCCGGCCAGCCGCGGCACCAGGTCCTGCGCGACCGGCACCGCGAGCATCTCGCCGAAGGTCAGCAGCACGACCATCGCCACGGCCGGGGCCGGCGCCCACCACCCCGGCAGGGCGGGCAGCAGCCGGGCGACCGCGACGACCCCGAACGACGCCGCCATCAGGCAGAACCCCAGCACCACCGAACGCCCGGCACCGATCCGTCGCGACCAGCCCGTCACCCGTAGCTGCAGCGTGATGACCAGCACCGACATCAGCACGAACAGGAACCCGAGCGCCGCGGTCCGGTCGACGCGTTCCAGCTCGGCGGGCAGCGCCAGGTAGAGCTGGTTGTAGGAGAGCAGCCAGCCGGAGTAGCCCGCCGCGAAGACCATGAACCGGCGGTTGCCCAGCACCTCGCCCCAGCCGGCCAGGATCGGCCGGCCCGCCTGCTCGGCCGCCCGCCACGGCAGCCACCGCCAGTGGGCCAGCCCGATCAGCACGAACCCGAGGGCCGCGACCAGGCAGGCGGTACGGAAGTCGACGAGCAGCAGCGCCGTCCCGACCAGCGGGCCGGTCACCGTGCCGACCTGGCCGGCGACGGCGAACAACGCGAAGACCTCGGTGCGGGCCGGGCCCTCCCCGGCCCGCTCCCGCACGCCCGCCTCGCGGGCCAGCGACGACTCGACGGCCGGCGAGAACAGCGCCGCGGCGAACCCGGTGAGCAGAGCCCCGCCGATCACCGCGGGCAGCGTGCCGGCCGCGCCCAGCAGGATGAACCCGATCACGCGGAGGGCGCAGCCGGCCAGCACGACGGGTTTCGCACCGAACCGGTCGGTGAGGGCGCCGCCGACGACGAACATGCCCTGCTGGCTGAACGTCCGCAGCCCCAGCACCAGCCCGACGGCGGCCGCCGCCAGCCCGAGGTCCTCCGCGAGGTGCGTCGCCAGGTACGGCAGCACCATGTAGAAGCCCACGTTGAACGCCAGCTGCGTCGAGATCAGCAGCTTCATGACCGGCGGCAACGCGGTGAACCGGGCCCACCGGGCGGCGTCGGGTCCGGTGGGCCGGTGGCGGAGACTGCGATGCACCTGGCCGTACTACCAGGTTTGAGTTGCAGTCGCGACTTTATGGCAGTAAGCACATATGCGCACTCGGCTTGTTCCTTGACCGGTTGCTCACTCTTTCAGAGGATCTTCCGGGTGCCCGCGGGATCCTCCGCCGGTGCCGGAGAGGAGTGCCCTGTTGATGCCCGCCGCCGTCCCACCGCGCCGCCGTTCCCGGCTCCGGATCGCCGCCGCCCTCGCCGTGAGCACCGTGCTGCTCGCCGCCTGCGGCGGCTCCGGTGAGGGCACCGGCCGGATCGTCCCCGACGGACGGCTGACCATCGCCATGGCGTTCGGGCCCGGCGCCGGCTACGCGATCGACACCGACGACGCGTTCGTGCTGTCGCAGCTGGGCGTCACCGAGCCGCTCGTCGCCTCCGGCGCGGACGGGCGGCCGCGTCCCGCGCTGGCCACCGAGTGGGCACGGACCGACCCGCGGACCTGGCGGTTCGCGCTCCGGCCGGGCGTCACCTTCCAGAACGGCGAGCCGCTCACCGGCCACGCCGTCGCGACGGCGCTCAACCGGCTGGCCGGCGTCGAGGCCCCACCGCGCGCGGTCCGGGGCATCGGGCTCACCGCGGCCCCGGACGGCGCGACCGCCGTCCGGGTCACCACGACCGCGCCCGACCCGATCCTGCCGCTGCGCCTGAGCAGCGCGAACACCGCGATCCTCGCGCCGTCGGCGTACGCGTCGGACCCGCCGGCGGTGCAGGGCACCGGCACCGGACCGATGACGATCACCCGGCTCGACGGGACCCAGTCGGTCGAGCTGCAGCGCAACGAGACCTACTGGGGGGAGCGGCCGCAGCTCGCCGGCGTCACGGCGAACTTCGTGCCCGACCCGGCGGCCCGCGCGCTCGCCCTGCGCGCCGGGGACGCCGACATCGCCCAGGAGCTCCCCGAGGCGACCGCCCTGGAGTTCACCGGCGACGGCTACGTCAACGAGTCGGTTGCCGCGCCGCGGACCGCGTCGCTGCTGCTCAACCAGTCCCGGGCCCCGTTCTCCGACATCCGGGTCCGGCAGGCGGTCGCCGCCGCCGTCGACCGGGCCGCCCTCGGCGAGCAGGCACTCGCCGGGTCCGCGGTGCCGGCGTCCGAGCTGTTCGGCCCGGCCGTGAGCTGGGGCTCCCAGGAACCCCCGCCGCCCGCCGACCCCGCCCGGGCCCGACGGCTGCTCGCGGAGGCCGGGTTCGGCCCGTCCCGCCCGCTGCGTGTCGAGCTGGGCACCTACGCCAACCGGCCCGAGCTGCCGACGCTGGCGACCGCCGTCCAGGAGATGCTGCGGGCCGCCGGCATCGAGGCGACCATCCGGGTCGGCGACTACGACGCCCGCGAGGCCGACCTGCTGGCCGGCAGGTACGACATGTACCTGGCGTCCCGCAGCTACCTGCTCGACGTCCCGGACGCCGGCGCCACGCTGAGGACCGACTACACCTGCCGGGGCTCGTACAACATCAACCGGTACTGCTCGCCGGAGTTCGACGCGCTGCTCGCGCCGCTGACCGCCCGGACCGACCCCGCGGCCCGCCAGGAGGTCTTCACCCGGGCGGCCGCGAAGCTGAACGCCGACGTCGTCGGGGTTCCCCTGGTGCACACCCGCGCCGGCGGGGTCGGCAGCCAGGTGGCGGGCTACACCGTCGATCCGCTGGCGAAGACGCTCGTCGTCCCCGGGCTGGCGAAGACCGGGTGACCGCCGTGCTGCTCCGGCGGCTGCTGGCCCTGCCGGTGGTCGTCGCGGCCGGGGCGGTGCTGGTGTTCCTGCTGCCCCGCTTCTCCGGTCAGGACACCGCGCTGGCGGTGCTGCGCAGCCGGACCGGCGAGGCCGACCCGGACCCGGTGGTGCTCGCCGCCCTGCGCGCGCGGTACGGCCTCGACGGCAGCTGGTGGGACCAGTTCACCGCGTGGGCGGGCGCCGTTCTGGCCGGTGACCTGGGCATCTCCTACGCCAGCCGGACCCCGGTCGCCGGGCTGCTGTGGCCGGCGCTGGGCGTCTCGCTCGTGCTCACCGTGGCCTCGCTCGTCGTCGCCGGGGTGGTCGGCGTGCCGGCCGGCGTGCGCGCCGCGCGGCGGCCCGGCGGCACGTTCGACCGGGCGTTGAGCACCGGCGCCGTGCTGGGCGTCGCGGTGCCCGAGTTCGTGCTGGGGACGGTGCTGGTGCTGACGTTCGCGGTCACCCTGCCGCTGCTGCCCGCGACCGGCTGGGGCACGCCCGCGCAGGCGGTGCTGCCGGTGGTCACGCTCGCGGCCTTCCCGGCCGCCCTCGCCGCCCAGCTGGTGCGGGCCGAGACGATCGACGCCCTCGGCCGGTCCCACGTGACCGTCGCCCGGGCGAAGGGGCTGTCCGGGCGGGCCGTGCTGTGGCGGCACGGCGGCCGGCTCGCCCTGACGTCGGTGACGGCGATGTCCGGGCTGTTCCTCGGCGGGCTGCTCGGCGGATCGGTCGTCGTCGAGGTGCTCTTCGCCGTGCCCGGTCTCGGCCGGCTGCTCTACGACGCCGTCCTCGGTCAGGACCTCCCGGTGATCCAGGCCGGGCTGCTCGCGGTCATCGTGGTGGCCGCGCTCGCCGGCATCCTCGCCGAGCTGGTCGCGCTCGCCCTGGACCCGGTCGCCCGGGGAGAGGCCCGGTGAGCGCCGGGAGGCTCGCCCTCCGCCGGCCGGAGCGTGGCCCGGTGAGCGCCGGGGTCGTGGCGGAGCGCCGCCCGCTCGCCGCGGGGCGGGCGGCCCGGCTGCGCCGCCCCCTGCAGGTCGGCGCGGTCGCGCTCCTCGTCGTGCTGGTCGGGTGTGCGGTGCTGCCGCTCGACCCGACCTCGAACGACCTGGCGCACCGCTTCGCCGGACCCTCGCTCGAGCATCCGCTCGGCACCGACCAGCTCGGCCGGGACGTGCTCGCCCGGCTCGCCGGCGGGGCCCGGATCTCGGTCGGCTTCACGCTCGTCGTCCTGGCGATCTGCGCGGTGACCGGCACCGTCCTCGGCGTGGTCGCCGGCTGGGCCGGCCGGGTCGTGGGCCAGCTGTTCCAGCGGGTGATCGACGTCCTCGTCGCGATCCCTGCGGTCCTGGTCGGTCTCGTCGTCGTCGCGGCGGCGGGCGGCGCACCCGGACTGTGGTCGCTGCTGGTGGCGATCGTCGTCACGGGCTGGACCCCGTTCGCCCGGCTCACCTACCAGCTCGTCGTGCGGGAGCGGTCCCGGGACTACGTCGAAGGGGTGGTCGCGCTCGGCGCCGGGCCGGGGCGCATCGCGTTCCGGCACGTGCTGCCCAACCTCACCCGGCCGCTGCTGGCACACCTGTGCCTGCGGTTCGCGAACGTCCTGCTCACCGTGGCCGGGCTGTCGTTCCTCGGGCTCGGACCGCAGCCGCCGACGCCGGAGTGGGGCGCGATGCTCGCCGAGGGGCGCCAGTACCTGTTCAACGCCCCGCAGCTCGTCGTGCTGCCCGCTCTCGCCGTCGTGGGGACGGCCCTGCTGGTGAACGGGCTCGGCCGCGAGCTCGAGCGGCGCCGGACGACCGGCCCGTCCGGAGAGTTCTGAGAGACGGTAGTTCCTGCCAGTATTGTGCGAGTACAGACGTGAGGCAGGAGGGCGTGACGTGGCACGGACCGGTGCGGACGGACGGCGGCAGGGCGAGGCCCGGCCCGAACTGAAGGGCCTGGTGGACGAGACCGGCGTGGTGCCCCGGGCGGCGGCGTTCGACGACGCACGGTCGGTGCTCGCCGAGGACGGCGTGGTCCGGATCCCGGACGCCGGTGCCGACCCGGAGGTGCTGGTCGTCGCGGCCGCCCGGCTGCTGGGCGGGCGGCTGCGCGAGCTGTTCGGGATCCGGCCACAGGGCGGCACCGACTCGCCGGTGCTCGGCCTGCACAACGACGGCGCGTACCTGCAGGGCGACGTCCACGGGCACACCGTGCGGCTGCGCGACCCCGACGAGGACTACCTGCTCATGCACTGCTCGGAGCCGGCGCCGTCCGGCGGGGACTCGGTGCTCGTCGACGGCTACGCGCTCGTCGACCGGCTGGCGGGCGACCACCGCGGGCTGCACGCGTTCCTGCGCGAGGCCGACGTCGACTTCTTCGGCAGCCGGGTGAACCCGCCGCGCGGGGTGCCCGACACCCCGCTGCTGCGCCGGATGGTCGAGTTCACCCGCGGCGGACGGCGGGCCGTCCGGGCCAGCGACTACGCCCTGCCGGTCCCGCGGGTCCCGGAGTGGGACGAGCACCTGGCGCGGATCGAGGAGTACGCCGACCTGCTCGCGACGGCGTTCGAGGCGGCCCCACGGTTCCGGATGGAGGCCGGTGACCTGCTGGTCCTCGACAACTACCGGTTCCTGCACGGCCGGGACGCCTTCCGCGGCTCCCGCACCCTGCACGTGCTGTCGGTCCGGACCGTCGACGCCTTCTGATCCCCTACCCCTTCCCACTCATGGAGCTTTAGTCCCGTGCCACAGGACTAAAGCTCCATAAGTGTGCGCCGGGGGTGAGCGGCCGGCTCAGTCCATCGTGAACGGGTCGTAGGTGATCCGGTCCAGCGGCGTGCCCGCCACCAGCATCCGGGACACCGTCGAGCGGATCATCGCCGGCGAGCCGCAGACCAGCACGTCGTGGTCGTTCCACGCGCCGAAGCGGGTCACGACGTCGGCCAGGGTGCCGGTCTCGGCCCCGGAGGGCTCGTCCTCGTGCTCCACGACCGGGATCACGTCCAGCCACGGGTAGCTGAACGACAGCTTCCGCAGCGCGGTGAAGTCGTAGAGATCGTCCCAGGTGCGGCCGCCGACGAATACCTGCGTGCGCGGCGGGCGCCGCCGCTGGCGCACCTCGTCGAGCAGGGCCTTCATCGGGGCGACGCCGGTACCGCCCGCCACCATCAGCAGCTCGCGGTCGGTGTCCTGCGGGACGGCCATCCGCCCCATCGGCGGGCCGATGCGCCAGGTCTCGCCGACCCGGCTGTGGGCGACGATCGCCCGGCTGACCCAGCCGTTGTCGACCGCGCGGACGTGGAACTCGATCGTGCCGTCGGGGCGCGGCGCGTTCGCCGGGGAGAGGTAGCGCCACAGCCGCGGGCGGTGCGGGGTCTCCACCGAGACGTACTGGCCGGCCTGGTAGGGGACCGGCTGGTCGGCCGCGACGGTGACGACGGCCAGGTCCCAGCCGATCCGGCGGTGGTCGACGACCCGCCCGAGCCAGGACGCCGGGCCCCGCTCGGCGGCCGCGGCCTGCTGCATCGCGTCGGCGACGATCCCGTAGGCGCTGTTCCAGGCCCGGTCGACCTCCGGGGTCCAGTTCGCGCCGGAGTAGGCGGCGATCGAGGAGATCAGTGCGTACCCGACGGCGTCGTAGTGCTGGGAGAGCACGCCGAACTTGCGGTGGTCGCGCCCGAGCTGCTGGAGGAACGGGACGAGGTCGTCCGGCTGGTCGATCATCTGGACGACGTGCACGAGGGCGCGCAGCAGGCGGCTGCGCTGCACCTCCATGTTCACCGGGAACAGGTCGCGGGTGTCCGGGGCCCGGGTGAACAGCGTGGCGTAGAAGTGCTTGCCGACGTCCTCGATCTGCGGCTCGACGTGCGCGAAGCTGGTCCGGATGAGCTCGACGGTCCGGTCCGCCTCCGAGGCGGGGCGTCGCGGCGGGGCGACGTCGCCGGCGATCAGCTGGTCAGCAGTCATGCCTGGCGGACACTCTCCTCGGTCGTGCTCCGTGCCGTGGTGACACCGGCCATCAACGCCTGCTCACCGCCGGTTAGGGTACGCGAGAGACTCCGTTTGCTCGAACGGCGTACGACGGCCGGCGCACTCGACGACAGCCAGCGGGTACGCATGGTCAGGAATCATCCGTTCGGGGCCGGAGGTCACTCGTGATGGCGTGGGTGGCGCCGCACTGAGGATAGCGCCCGGCCGTGACATGCCCGACATGGCGGGGCGGTGTGTGGCATTCGGGCGGTCGGTTTGGTCCTGCGCTCCGCGGATGGCACGGTGGTGGTCGTGCCGCTGCGAACCCCCGTCCCGGTGCTTCCTGGCCGGGAGCGTCCCGTCACCGATCCGGACACCCCTTCGCACGGCGACGCACCCCCGGACGTGATCCGGCCGGGTTCCGCGGGCGAACACGTCTTCCAGGACCAGGTCGGCAGCACGGACCGCGCGGACCGCTTCTACGGCGACCAGCTGCGTGACCGCCTGCTCCCCCGGATGGTCGAGTTCATCGGCCGGATGGAGATGGCGTTCATCGCCACCGCGGACGGCCACGGCGAGTGCGACAGCTCGCTGCGCGCCGGGCCGCCCGGGTTCGTCGAGGTCATCGACGAGCACACGCTGGCCTACCCCGAGTACCGCGGCAACGGCGTCTACGCCAGCCTCGGCAACCTCGTCGAGAACCCGCACATCGGCCTGCTCATGGTCGACTTCACCGAGTCGCTGATCGGGCTGCACGTCAACGGCCGGGCCCGGATCATGGACGACGACGCCTTCCGTGCCGCCTTCCCCGGTCACGCCCGGGACCGGGCGGCCGGGCGGCGCGCGGAGCGCTGGGTGGTCGTCGAGGTCGAGGAAGCCTACATCCACTGCCGCAAGCACATCCCGCGGATGGAGCGGGTGACGCAGCGGCGGGCCTGGGGCACCGACGACCCGGCCCGCAAGGGCGGCGACTTCTTCGGGGCGAAGGGGACGCCGCAGCGGGCGCCGCGGCCGGCCCGGCGCCGGTTCCCGAGCACGACGCACCTGGGGGCGGGCGCTTCCCGGGCGCTGCGCCGCCGCCCGCACCAGGCCTAACGCCGCCGCCGGGTCCGGACCAGGCCCACGACGACGGCGATCACGGCCAGCAGCAGGAGCACCGCCCACACCCCGGCCGCGAGGAACCCCACCCCGGTGACGGCGACCGCCAGGTAGAGCAGCAGCGCGATGCCGAGCCCGGCCGTGGTGACGGCGAGCGGCCCGTCGCCGCGCACCGCGGCCCGCAGCACCGCTCCGCTGCCGGCCGGCACGGTCCGGGTCTCCCACCGCATCAGCGCGGCCGCCGCGACCAGCACCCCGGCCGCGGCGATCCGGGTCGGCACCGCCGCCGCACCGGTCCCGGACCACACCCCGATCACGACGAACACCCCGAGGAGCAGCAGGATCCGCAGCCGCCACGCCAGCTGCCACAGCACGGCGGCCACGTTCTGCAGGACGAGCGGCTCGTCCGGGGCCAGCCGGCCGGCGTCGATCAGCCCGCGCAGCGCCCGCGCCGGGTGCCGCTCGTGGGAGTCGAGGACGGCGAGGTCGTGCCGGGCCGCGGCGTGCCCGGGATCGAGGCGCAGCGTCTCGGCGTAGGCGTCCCGGGCGAGCCGGCGCCGGCCCAGGTCGCTCGCCACGTCGGCCAGCAGCGCGTGCGAGGCCGCCTGCTGCGGTGCCAGCGCGACGACCCGGTGCGCGACCTGGAGCGCGTCGTGGAGCCGGCCGGACCGTTGCAGCACGCGGGCGTAGCCGGTGGCGGCGCCGGCGTCGTCCGGGGCGAGCGTCACCGACCGGAAGCCGGCCTCCACGGCCTCGGCGTGCCGGCCCAGCCCGGACAGGTGCAGGGACCGCAGCCGGTGCCCGTCCTCCCGCCCGGGTTCCAGCGCGCACACCTGCTCGGCCGCGGCCAGGCCCTCGACCCGGTCGTCGTCGGTGGCGTCACGCAGCAGCACGGCGGACAGCACCCGCAGCAGCGTCACATGCTGCGGGTGCTCGGCCAGCGCGGCCCGCAGGTGCCGTTCGGCGTCGGATCGGCGGCCGGTGTCGGCCAGGTGCGCCGCGCTCGACGCGACCTGGTCCGGGGACGCGGTGGTCACAGCTTCCGGTTCCGCTTCAGGTAGGCGGCCAGCTCGTCGTAGCTGCCGTCGACGTTGCCGAACAGCGCCACGTTGCGGGCGGTCGCGAACCACGGCCCGGTGCTCGGGCCGGTCTCCTTGGCCGCCCGCAGCAGGTCCCGGGTGCTCAGCGGCCGGATCCGGCCGTCCCGCACGGACGCGGCCATCGCCCGCTCCGCGGCGGTGTCGACCACGTGGGCGAGGTCGGCCCCGGAGAAGTGCTCGGTCGCCCGCACCACCTTGTCGAGGTCGAGCTCGCCGGTCGGGCGGTCGCGCAGGTGGTGGCGGAGCACCCCGGCCCGGGCCGGTGCGTCCGGCGGGAGGACGAGCAGCATGCGGTCGAACCGGCCGGGCCGGCGCAGCGCCGGGTCCATGTCCCACGGGTGGTTGGTGGCGCCGAGCACGTAGACGCCCTCGTTGCGTTCCGCCCAGGAGTCCATCTCGGACAGGAGCTGGTTGACGGTGTTGCGCAGCCCCCCGGAGTGGCTGAGGTGGGCGCGCTTCTGGCCGAGCGCGTCGACCTCGTCGAGGAACAGCACGCACGGGGCCCGGCTGCGGGCGGCGGCGAACAGGTCGGCCAGGTTGCGCTCGCTGCGGCCGATCCACATGTCCAGGACGTCGGCGATCCC
It contains:
- a CDS encoding MDR family MFS transporter, translating into MHRSLRHRPTGPDAARWARFTALPPVMKLLISTQLAFNVGFYMVLPYLATHLAEDLGLAAAAVGLVLGLRTFSQQGMFVVGGALTDRFGAKPVVLAGCALRVIGFILLGAAGTLPAVIGGALLTGFAAALFSPAVESSLAREAGVRERAGEGPARTEVFALFAVAGQVGTVTGPLVGTALLLVDFRTACLVAALGFVLIGLAHWRWLPWRAAEQAGRPILAGWGEVLGNRRFMVFAAGYSGWLLSYNQLYLALPAELERVDRTAALGFLFVLMSVLVITLQLRVTGWSRRIGAGRSVVLGFCLMAASFGVVAVARLLPALPGWWAPAPAVAMVVLLTFGEMLAVPVAQDLVPRLAGERRLGAHFGVLASFGGLMVLVGSTGAGALLDPAFPPAVPFVVLAAVPLAGAAVLGLLARRGGMAPVPA
- a CDS encoding TauD/TfdA family dioxygenase, encoding MARTGADGRRQGEARPELKGLVDETGVVPRAAAFDDARSVLAEDGVVRIPDAGADPEVLVVAAARLLGGRLRELFGIRPQGGTDSPVLGLHNDGAYLQGDVHGHTVRLRDPDEDYLLMHCSEPAPSGGDSVLVDGYALVDRLAGDHRGLHAFLREADVDFFGSRVNPPRGVPDTPLLRRMVEFTRGGRRAVRASDYALPVPRVPEWDEHLARIEEYADLLATAFEAAPRFRMEAGDLLVLDNYRFLHGRDAFRGSRTLHVLSVRTVDAF
- the grpE gene encoding nucleotide exchange factor GrpE, which produces MADEKQQEEPVTFRDRRKVDPETGEVRTAGGDATGNGAAEQAAPAGTDTDPVAGPADGVDPEVEKLTAEVAERTADLQRVTAEYANYRRRADRDREEAKLAAKVSFVGDLLTVLDDFERAEQHGDLTGGFKAAADKVVGVLTKLGLEPFGVEGERFDPQLHEAVQHEPADGPGPTVTVLTTVLRRGYRIADRVLRPAMVTVQDRPEAEAPAAEETGEPTPGEPGNPA
- a CDS encoding heat shock protein transcriptional repressor HspR — protein: MAGRPSDGNADVGHDSPVFVISVAAQLSGLHAQTLRSYDRLGLVSPGRAAGGGRRYSQRDIALLREVQRLSQEEGVNLAGVKRIIELEQLVDELRARLEETTAELEAVRAAAAQAAAAVHRSYRRDLVPVDRRQAVVRWRPNPQ
- a CDS encoding ABC transporter permease, translated to MSAGRLALRRPERGPVSAGVVAERRPLAAGRAARLRRPLQVGAVALLVVLVGCAVLPLDPTSNDLAHRFAGPSLEHPLGTDQLGRDVLARLAGGARISVGFTLVVLAICAVTGTVLGVVAGWAGRVVGQLFQRVIDVLVAIPAVLVGLVVVAAAGGAPGLWSLLVAIVVTGWTPFARLTYQLVVRERSRDYVEGVVALGAGPGRIAFRHVLPNLTRPLLAHLCLRFANVLLTVAGLSFLGLGPQPPTPEWGAMLAEGRQYLFNAPQLVVLPALAVVGTALLVNGLGRELERRRTTGPSGEF
- a CDS encoding ABC transporter permease; translated protein: MTAVLLRRLLALPVVVAAGAVLVFLLPRFSGQDTALAVLRSRTGEADPDPVVLAALRARYGLDGSWWDQFTAWAGAVLAGDLGISYASRTPVAGLLWPALGVSLVLTVASLVVAGVVGVPAGVRAARRPGGTFDRALSTGAVLGVAVPEFVLGTVLVLTFAVTLPLLPATGWGTPAQAVLPVVTLAAFPAALAAQLVRAETIDALGRSHVTVARAKGLSGRAVLWRHGGRLALTSVTAMSGLFLGGLLGGSVVVEVLFAVPGLGRLLYDAVLGQDLPVIQAGLLAVIVVAALAGILAELVALALDPVARGEAR
- a CDS encoding ABC transporter substrate-binding protein, whose amino-acid sequence is MPAAVPPRRRSRLRIAAALAVSTVLLAACGGSGEGTGRIVPDGRLTIAMAFGPGAGYAIDTDDAFVLSQLGVTEPLVASGADGRPRPALATEWARTDPRTWRFALRPGVTFQNGEPLTGHAVATALNRLAGVEAPPRAVRGIGLTAAPDGATAVRVTTTAPDPILPLRLSSANTAILAPSAYASDPPAVQGTGTGPMTITRLDGTQSVELQRNETYWGERPQLAGVTANFVPDPAARALALRAGDADIAQELPEATALEFTGDGYVNESVAAPRTASLLLNQSRAPFSDIRVRQAVAAAVDRAALGEQALAGSAVPASELFGPAVSWGSQEPPPPADPARARRLLAEAGFGPSRPLRVELGTYANRPELPTLATAVQEMLRAAGIEATIRVGDYDAREADLLAGRYDMYLASRSYLLDVPDAGATLRTDYTCRGSYNINRYCSPEFDALLAPLTARTDPAARQEVFTRAAAKLNADVVGVPLVHTRAGGVGSQVAGYTVDPLAKTLVVPGLAKTG
- the dnaJ gene encoding molecular chaperone DnaJ; this translates as MTQRDWIEKDYYRELGVSSTASQDEIKKAYRKLARELHPDANPGDEKSELRFKAVSEAYGVLGDEKKRKEYDETRAMFAGGGGFGGFGTGGGFPGGAGGAGGPGGFDINDLFGQAGRSGGGAGDFSDILGDIFGRAARNSGGAGGGYGPTGARRGQDVESSLTISFADAVKGATLPITLSSPGRCERCGGTGSRPGSTPRTCPTCNGAGLVTRSQGAFAFSEPCRDCRGTGRIIDDPCPECHGDGVATRTRSLSVRVPAGVDDGQKIRLPGQGEPGRGGAPAGDLYVTVSVTPHKVFGRSAKNPDDITVTVPVTFTELALGATLTVPTLDGTVSLKIPPGTASGRTFRVAGRGVERRNGKKGNLLVTVEVAVPQKLDQAATEALQAYAEATKSFDPRADLLGNARR